One genomic region from Ralstonia pickettii DTP0602 encodes:
- a CDS encoding LysR family transcriptional regulator (K16135: dmlR; LysR family transcriptional regulator, transcriptional activator for dmlA) has product METQNALTANNDPFLRDLRLFCTVARRASFIAAANETGISPAHVSKRIAMLEAMLGARLFHRTTRRVSVTAEGESAFAWAQKILEDVDGMLEAVGATGGEPRGLLRIATSVRLGRRHVAPVLSLLRQQHPGLEAWLELLDRRVDLIGESFDLDIRVGEVEEPHLIASRIATGSRVLCAAPAYLARRGTPEHPTELPRHDCLLLRERDQAFGVWRLQGPDGWETVKVTGPMASNHSDVTHQWALEGFGIIMASVWDVAASVRAGELVRVLPDWRQPADIWAVTSARASASVRMRVCLEFLKTQLSQGPHALATSLD; this is encoded by the coding sequence ATGGAAACTCAGAATGCGCTGACGGCGAACAATGACCCGTTCCTGCGGGACCTGCGGCTGTTCTGCACGGTAGCGCGGCGCGCCAGCTTTATCGCTGCCGCCAACGAGACCGGCATCTCGCCGGCCCATGTGAGCAAGCGCATCGCCATGCTCGAAGCCATGCTCGGTGCCAGGCTGTTCCATCGCACCACGCGCCGCGTCAGCGTGACCGCCGAGGGCGAAAGCGCCTTTGCCTGGGCGCAGAAAATCCTGGAAGACGTCGACGGCATGCTCGAGGCCGTGGGTGCCACCGGTGGCGAGCCGCGCGGGCTGCTGCGCATCGCCACCAGCGTGCGGCTTGGGCGTCGGCATGTGGCGCCGGTGCTATCGCTGCTGCGGCAGCAGCATCCGGGGCTGGAGGCCTGGCTGGAACTGCTCGACCGCCGCGTCGACCTGATCGGCGAGAGCTTCGACCTGGACATCCGCGTGGGCGAGGTCGAGGAACCGCACCTGATCGCCAGCAGGATCGCCACGGGCAGCCGCGTGCTTTGCGCCGCGCCCGCCTACCTGGCGCGGCGCGGCACGCCGGAGCACCCGACCGAGTTGCCCCGGCACGACTGCCTGTTGCTGCGCGAACGCGACCAGGCCTTTGGCGTGTGGCGGCTGCAAGGGCCGGACGGGTGGGAGACGGTGAAAGTGACCGGGCCGATGGCTTCGAACCACAGCGATGTGACCCACCAGTGGGCACTGGAAGGCTTTGGCATCATCATGGCCTCGGTCTGGGACGTGGCCGCCAGCGTGCGCGCCGGCGAACTGGTGCGCGTGCTGCCGGACTGGCGGCAGCCGGCCGATATCTGGGCCGTGACCAGCGCGCGGGCGTCGGCGTCAGTCCGGATGCGCGTGTGCCTCGAGTTCCTCAAGACGCAGTTGTCGCAAGGGCCGCACGCGCTGGCGACGAGCCTGGACTAA
- a CDS encoding 3-dehydroquinate dehydratase (K03786: aroQ, qutE; 3-dehydroquinate dehydratase II [EC:4.2.1.10]): MKTVLVLNGPNLNLLGTREPAVYGSETLADVERICQEAAQRLGLEAQCRQTNHEGQLIDWIHEAGRLCAQGEMIGVVLNAGALTHTSVALHDAIKGAAVPVVEYHISNIHAREAFRHHSWISPVARAVMAGLGVKGYGLAVEALVQVTAVASA, from the coding sequence ATGAAGACAGTACTGGTGCTCAACGGGCCCAACCTCAACCTGCTCGGCACCCGCGAGCCAGCAGTCTATGGCAGTGAAACGCTGGCCGATGTGGAGCGCATCTGCCAGGAAGCCGCGCAGCGGCTAGGGCTGGAGGCGCAATGCCGGCAGACCAACCATGAAGGCCAGCTGATCGACTGGATCCACGAAGCGGGGCGGCTGTGCGCGCAAGGGGAAATGATCGGCGTGGTGCTGAATGCGGGAGCGCTGACGCATACGTCGGTTGCGCTGCATGATGCGATCAAGGGCGCGGCGGTGCCGGTGGTGGAGTACCACATCTCCAATATCCACGCACGCGAGGCGTTCCGGCACCATTCATGGATTTCGCCGGTGGCGCGGGCGGTGATGGCGGGGCTGGGGGTGAAGGGGTATGGGTTGGCGGTCGAGGCGCTGGTGCAGGTGACGGCTGTCGCTTCTGCATAA
- a CDS encoding membrane protein: MQKRLIALLALGAGGLPALAQTSGGVTLYGLLDTTIRYSTHEDAAGHGRTQMTDGVLTGSRWGMRGTEDIGGGNKAWFILESGFSPDTGTSQQGGRLFGRTAVIGLDGDYGKLAIGRQYTLAHELLSSYEAMAFANNSIVGYQGGNYTGLRYDNTVKYIKNFNGLQVAAAYTFGEVPGSIKSGSAAAGSLAYTSGPLEIGAVYQQTQNVTTAFFGAVPAAQASKQTVWGLGGTWKAARAQYYLGYTNNRLDVADYRNNVGYVGTRFNITDALVFIGTLQYDWLRHAGQGGKRLTTAGMLDYNFSKRTDVYVEVDYTHLQGQWIALNSSPTFANSGNTYGNASRIGVMAGVRHKF; this comes from the coding sequence ATGCAAAAACGACTGATAGCGCTGCTCGCGCTGGGCGCGGGCGGCCTGCCCGCGCTCGCCCAGACTTCCGGTGGCGTCACGCTCTACGGGCTGCTGGATACCACCATCCGCTACAGCACCCATGAAGACGCGGCCGGCCACGGCCGCACGCAGATGACCGATGGCGTGCTGACCGGCAGCCGCTGGGGAATGCGCGGCACCGAGGATATCGGTGGCGGCAACAAGGCGTGGTTCATCCTGGAATCGGGCTTCTCGCCCGACACCGGCACCAGCCAGCAGGGCGGGCGGCTGTTCGGGCGCACCGCCGTGATCGGGCTCGACGGCGATTACGGCAAGCTCGCGATCGGCCGCCAGTACACGCTGGCGCACGAGCTGCTGTCGTCCTACGAGGCCATGGCCTTTGCCAACAACTCCATCGTCGGCTACCAGGGCGGCAACTACACCGGGCTGCGCTATGACAACACCGTCAAGTACATCAAGAACTTCAACGGCTTGCAGGTGGCGGCGGCCTACACCTTCGGGGAGGTGCCGGGCAGCATCAAGAGCGGCTCGGCCGCTGCCGGCTCGCTGGCCTACACGTCGGGGCCGCTGGAGATCGGCGCCGTGTACCAGCAGACGCAGAACGTGACCACGGCCTTCTTCGGTGCGGTGCCGGCGGCGCAGGCCAGCAAGCAGACGGTGTGGGGCCTGGGTGGCACGTGGAAGGCGGCGCGGGCGCAGTACTACCTCGGCTATACCAACAACCGGCTGGATGTGGCGGACTATCGCAACAACGTCGGCTATGTGGGAACCCGGTTCAACATCACCGACGCGCTGGTGTTTATCGGCACGCTGCAGTACGACTGGCTGCGCCATGCAGGGCAGGGGGGCAAGCGGCTGACCACGGCAGGCATGCTCGACTACAACTTCAGCAAGCGCACCGATGTGTATGTGGAGGTGGACTACACCCACCTGCAGGGGCAGTGGATTGCGTTGAACAGTTCGCCGACGTTTGCTAACAGTGGGAATACTTATGGCAATGCGTCGCGCATCGGGGTGATGGCGGGGGTGCGGCATAAGTTTTGA
- a CDS encoding membrane protein (K08191: exuT; MFS transporter, ACS family, hexuronate transporter) — translation MTTTHKELPAAAAPGNSIGDKVRAAFAFGKVRWGMLALVFFATTLNYIDRAALGVLQPVLAKAMAWTAQDYANINFWFQVGYAIGFALQGRFIDMVGVKRAFALAVLLWSIACGAHAFAASAVGFMICRFFLGLSEAANYPACVKTTRIWFPASERAIATGIFNAGTNVGAMLTPIMLPLILQAWGWQAAFIVIALLGAVWLAFWYARYHNPEQHPTVSAAELAHVTRDVEPPPHRIRYSQILRMRGTWAFAMAYAITAPVFWFYLYWLPPFLNQQYQLGISVTQMGIPLIVIYLAADVGSVGGGALSSWLISRGMPAVRARLLSMLVFAACIISVVMAAGASSLWMAVAAISVAIGAHQAWTANIWSMVMDYTPKHVVSSVFGFGGMIGAIGGMFMTQLVGYVLTATHNNYAVLFTMIPCAYFIALTWLFFLAPRKVPDVA, via the coding sequence ATGACCACGACTCACAAGGAGCTGCCGGCCGCTGCGGCACCCGGCAACTCGATCGGCGACAAGGTCCGCGCCGCCTTTGCCTTCGGCAAGGTGCGCTGGGGCATGCTGGCGCTGGTGTTCTTCGCGACCACGCTGAACTATATCGACCGTGCCGCGCTTGGCGTGCTGCAGCCGGTGCTGGCCAAGGCCATGGCGTGGACCGCGCAGGACTACGCCAATATCAACTTCTGGTTCCAGGTGGGCTACGCCATCGGCTTTGCGCTGCAGGGGCGGTTTATCGACATGGTCGGCGTCAAGCGGGCCTTTGCGCTGGCGGTGCTGTTGTGGAGCATCGCCTGCGGCGCGCACGCGTTCGCGGCCTCCGCGGTCGGCTTCATGATCTGCCGCTTCTTCCTCGGCTTGTCCGAGGCGGCCAACTATCCCGCCTGCGTCAAGACCACGCGCATCTGGTTCCCGGCGAGCGAGCGCGCTATCGCCACCGGGATCTTCAATGCCGGCACCAATGTCGGCGCCATGCTCACGCCGATCATGCTGCCGCTGATCCTGCAGGCCTGGGGCTGGCAGGCGGCCTTTATCGTCATCGCCTTGCTGGGCGCGGTGTGGCTGGCGTTCTGGTATGCCCGCTATCACAACCCGGAGCAGCACCCGACCGTCAGCGCTGCCGAACTGGCCCATGTCACGCGCGACGTCGAACCGCCGCCGCACCGCATCCGCTACTCCCAGATCCTGCGCATGCGCGGCACCTGGGCCTTCGCCATGGCCTACGCCATCACCGCGCCGGTGTTCTGGTTCTACCTGTACTGGCTGCCGCCGTTCCTGAACCAGCAGTACCAGCTCGGCATCAGCGTCACGCAGATGGGCATTCCGCTGATCGTGATCTACCTGGCGGCCGATGTGGGCAGCGTGGGCGGCGGCGCGCTGTCGTCGTGGCTGATCAGCCGGGGCATGCCGGCGGTGCGTGCGCGCCTGCTGTCGATGCTGGTCTTCGCGGCATGCATCATCTCGGTGGTGATGGCCGCCGGCGCCAGCAGCCTGTGGATGGCCGTGGCCGCGATCTCGGTTGCCATCGGCGCGCACCAGGCCTGGACCGCCAATATCTGGAGCATGGTGATGGACTACACGCCCAAGCATGTGGTCAGCTCGGTGTTCGGCTTCGGCGGGATGATCGGCGCCATCGGCGGCATGTTCATGACGCAGCTGGTCGGCTACGTGCTCACCGCGACGCACAACAACTATGCGGTGCTGTTCACGATGATCCCCTGCGCCTACTTCATCGCGCTCACGTGGCTGTTCTTCCTCGCCCCGCGCAAGGTGCCGGACGTCGCCTGA
- a CDS encoding shikimate 5-dehydrogenase (K00014: aroE; shikimate dehydrogenase [EC:1.1.1.25]) — protein MINGKTTLIPHLGYPTESFKAPMIYNPWFAQQGIDAVVVPMGVKPDDYADVFRSLFRLTNIRGALVTMPHKVATLELVDELTPAARIAGACNAVLRRDDGTLVGDQFDGAGFVRGIARKGCKLEGARAIVSGSGGVGSAIAASLAQAGVAELALFDAREGAARALARRLAEHYPALRVTTGSDDPQGFDVVVNATPLGMHAGDPLPFDVTRIAPGAMVGEVVMKHEYTPFLEAALARGCKVQVGTDMLFEMIPAYLEFFGYGTATPEALRTVAQIRY, from the coding sequence ATGATCAACGGCAAGACCACGCTCATCCCACACCTTGGCTATCCCACGGAGTCGTTCAAGGCGCCCATGATCTACAACCCCTGGTTCGCGCAGCAGGGCATCGACGCGGTGGTAGTGCCGATGGGCGTCAAGCCCGACGACTACGCCGACGTGTTCCGTTCCCTGTTCCGCCTGACCAATATCCGCGGCGCGCTCGTGACCATGCCGCACAAGGTCGCCACGCTGGAGCTGGTGGACGAGCTCACGCCGGCCGCCCGCATCGCCGGTGCCTGCAACGCCGTGCTGCGGCGCGACGACGGCACGCTGGTCGGCGACCAGTTCGACGGCGCCGGCTTTGTGCGCGGCATCGCGCGCAAGGGCTGCAAGCTGGAAGGCGCGCGCGCCATTGTGTCGGGCAGCGGCGGCGTGGGCAGCGCGATCGCCGCGTCGCTGGCGCAAGCCGGCGTGGCCGAGCTGGCGCTGTTCGATGCCCGCGAGGGCGCCGCGCGTGCACTGGCCCGCCGCCTGGCCGAGCATTACCCGGCGCTGCGCGTGACCACCGGCTCGGACGATCCGCAAGGCTTCGACGTGGTGGTCAACGCGACCCCGCTGGGCATGCATGCGGGCGACCCGCTGCCGTTCGACGTCACGCGCATTGCCCCCGGTGCCATGGTCGGCGAGGTCGTGATGAAGCACGAATACACGCCTTTCCTCGAAGCCGCGCTGGCCCGCGGGTGCAAGGTCCAGGTGGGCACCGACATGCTGTTCGAGATGATCCCGGCCTACCTGGAGTTCTTTGGCTACGGCACGGCCACACCTGAAGCGCTGCGCACGGTTGCGCAGATCCGGTATTGA
- a CDS encoding 4-hydroxyphenylpyruvate dioxygenase (K00457: HPD, hppD; 4-hydroxyphenylpyruvate dioxygenase [EC:1.13.11.27]) yields the protein MSAADVSSPRADESQAWDNPLGIQGYEFIEFASPDPAALGRTLERFGFAAIARHRHKAVKLYRQGEMNFIVDAEPDSFATRYASEYGLSICAIGIRVHDAAAAFARALEAGAWPFEGGTVGPMELNIPAIQGIGQSVLYFIDRWRGKEGRPGDVGDISIYDVDFRPLAQATDAPDAGLMRVDHLTQAVEPGHLEEWLEFYRKVLGFREIVVASEAHALVSPCGRIRIPLYEKGTPRHDQMRHYLSDQHGEGIQHIALASTDILASAAALAGNGVRFVQPPAAYYDSVDTRLPGHGLDLAALQRYGILADGAVRADGTLDRFQQAFVKREAGEFFFEIVQRDGHHGFGEGNLPVLEALSGR from the coding sequence ATGAGCGCCGCAGACGTCTCTTCCCCGCGCGCCGACGAATCCCAGGCCTGGGACAACCCGCTCGGGATCCAGGGCTACGAGTTCATCGAATTTGCCTCGCCCGACCCGGCCGCGCTGGGCCGCACCCTTGAACGCTTCGGCTTCGCCGCCATTGCCCGCCACCGCCACAAGGCCGTGAAGCTGTACCGGCAGGGCGAGATGAATTTCATCGTCGATGCCGAGCCGGATTCGTTCGCGACGCGCTATGCCAGCGAGTACGGCCTGTCGATCTGCGCCATCGGCATCCGCGTGCACGACGCCGCAGCCGCCTTTGCCCGCGCACTGGAAGCCGGCGCCTGGCCGTTCGAGGGCGGCACGGTGGGACCGATGGAGCTCAATATCCCCGCGATCCAGGGCATCGGCCAGTCGGTCCTCTATTTCATCGACCGCTGGCGCGGCAAGGAAGGCCGGCCGGGCGACGTGGGCGATATCTCGATCTACGACGTCGATTTCCGCCCGCTGGCGCAGGCCACCGATGCGCCCGATGCGGGACTCATGCGCGTCGACCACCTGACCCAGGCGGTCGAGCCCGGCCATCTGGAGGAATGGCTGGAGTTCTACCGCAAGGTGCTGGGCTTCCGCGAGATCGTGGTCGCCAGCGAGGCCCACGCGCTGGTGTCGCCGTGCGGGCGCATCCGGATTCCGCTGTACGAGAAAGGCACGCCGCGCCATGACCAGATGCGTCATTACCTGTCGGACCAGCATGGCGAAGGCATCCAGCACATTGCGCTGGCCAGCACCGACATACTCGCCAGCGCCGCGGCACTGGCGGGCAACGGCGTGCGGTTCGTGCAGCCGCCGGCGGCCTACTACGATTCCGTCGACACGCGCCTGCCCGGTCATGGCCTCGACCTGGCCGCACTGCAGCGCTACGGCATCCTCGCCGACGGCGCCGTGCGCGCAGATGGCACGCTGGACCGCTTCCAGCAGGCGTTCGTGAAGCGCGAGGCGGGCGAGTTCTTTTTCGAGATCGTCCAGCGCGACGGCCATCATGGCTTTGGCGAGGGCAACCTGCCGGTGCTGGAAGCGCTGTCGGGGCGCTGA
- a CDS encoding hypothetical protein (K02035: ABC.PE.S; peptide/nickel transport system substrate-binding protein), protein MHRRDFLATTALLSIGLPLSAEAFAQAAAESPVRGGVLNVAVSPEPTLLTSAFITTMNIGQVSSKVLEGLVSYDLNLQPVPALATSWNTTPDGLTTTFHLRKGVRWHDGKDFTAADVKYTLLEVWKKLHPFGRAAFANVTAVDTPDPHTVVIRLSSPAPYLLNYINTYGAQVLPRHVYEGKDVLSNPANNAPIGTGPFVFREWVKGSHVRLERNPNYWQKDQPYLDGVVFRFIPDAAARTVALEAGEIDVALGSSIPLSNLNRFRDKQRYAINLDDGRYLATIFLTQFNVRKPYFGDKRVRQALAYAIDRNALLKVVFLGYGKPATGPVPSSVVNYYSPDTRQYPYDLKKAAALLDEAGLKPGKDGKRLKITLDYDGDGGVNASRPAEFIKQSLARVGVEVELRAGDTATYLRRVFTEQDYDLMISSLHRLPDPTLGVQRLFWTKNIIKGAPWTNGSGYSNPQLDQIMEAAGREADVAKRKALIKSWQQIVQEDVPVLDLVEQTWVTVSTARFRKRTAQGDGLFASYADAWLQPRA, encoded by the coding sequence ATGCACCGCAGAGACTTCCTCGCCACCACTGCCCTTCTCTCCATCGGACTGCCGCTGTCCGCCGAAGCCTTTGCGCAAGCCGCCGCTGAATCGCCCGTTCGCGGCGGCGTGCTGAACGTGGCGGTCTCGCCCGAGCCGACACTGCTGACCTCGGCCTTCATCACCACCATGAACATCGGCCAGGTCTCCAGCAAGGTGCTGGAAGGGCTGGTCAGCTACGACCTGAACCTGCAACCCGTGCCGGCGCTGGCGACCTCATGGAACACTACGCCGGACGGCCTGACCACGACCTTCCACCTGCGCAAGGGCGTGCGCTGGCATGACGGCAAGGACTTCACCGCGGCGGACGTCAAATACACGCTGCTGGAAGTCTGGAAGAAGCTGCACCCGTTCGGCCGCGCCGCGTTTGCCAACGTGACCGCGGTCGATACGCCCGATCCGCATACCGTTGTGATCCGGCTGTCGTCACCGGCGCCCTACCTGCTCAACTACATCAACACCTACGGCGCACAGGTCCTGCCGCGGCACGTCTACGAAGGCAAGGACGTGCTCAGCAACCCCGCGAACAACGCGCCCATCGGCACCGGGCCGTTCGTGTTCAGGGAGTGGGTCAAGGGCAGCCATGTGCGGCTGGAGCGCAATCCCAACTACTGGCAGAAGGACCAGCCCTACCTGGATGGCGTGGTGTTCCGCTTCATCCCCGACGCCGCGGCACGCACGGTGGCGCTGGAGGCCGGCGAGATCGACGTGGCGCTGGGCTCCAGCATCCCGCTGTCCAACCTGAACCGCTTCCGCGACAAGCAGCGCTACGCGATCAACCTGGACGACGGCCGCTACCTGGCGACCATCTTCCTGACGCAGTTCAACGTGCGCAAGCCGTACTTCGGCGACAAGCGCGTCCGACAGGCGCTGGCGTATGCGATCGACCGCAACGCGCTGCTGAAGGTGGTGTTCCTTGGCTACGGCAAGCCGGCCACCGGGCCGGTGCCGTCGTCGGTGGTCAACTACTACTCGCCCGATACGCGCCAGTACCCGTACGACCTGAAGAAGGCCGCCGCGCTGCTGGACGAAGCGGGACTGAAGCCGGGCAAGGACGGCAAGCGCCTGAAGATCACGCTCGACTACGACGGCGACGGCGGCGTCAACGCGAGCCGGCCGGCGGAGTTCATCAAGCAGTCGCTGGCGCGCGTGGGCGTGGAGGTGGAACTGCGCGCGGGCGATACCGCCACCTACCTGCGCCGCGTCTTCACCGAGCAGGACTACGACCTGATGATTTCCAGCCTGCACCGGCTGCCCGATCCCACGCTGGGCGTGCAGCGGCTGTTCTGGACCAAGAACATCATCAAGGGCGCGCCGTGGACCAACGGCTCGGGCTACTCCAACCCGCAGCTGGACCAGATCATGGAAGCCGCGGGCCGGGAAGCCGACGTGGCCAAACGCAAGGCGCTGATCAAGTCCTGGCAGCAGATCGTGCAGGAGGACGTGCCGGTGCTGGACCTGGTCGAGCAGACCTGGGTAACGGTGTCGACCGCGCGCTTCCGCAAGCGCACCGCGCAGGGCGACGGGCTCTTTGCCTCGTACGCGGATGCCTGGCTGCAGCCGCGGGCCTGA
- a CDS encoding ABC transporter permease (K02033: ABC.PE.P; peptide/nickel transport system permease protein) yields MRASFLRFLRQRLLQVVPVVLGIALLNFLILQLAPGDVVDVLAGEAGAATPEYMAHLRASFGLDQPLWLQLLHYLGNVLTLDLGYSFRQNMPVFELIVKRLPATLLLMLLAMGIALGLGVVLGVISAVRVQRWPDRVISLAALVAYAMPTFWLGLMAVVLFSARLGWLPSGGMTDVGAGHTGLALVLDVARHAVLPACTLATFYLAVYTRLVRTAMLELDGADFVRTARAKGAGEIRVTLAHALRNALLPLVTMAGYQVASLLSGAVLVESVFSWPGLGRLAFESVLARDFNLLLGILLLSSLLVTCVNILVDLLYALLDPRVAVGQAGGRA; encoded by the coding sequence ATGCGCGCGTCGTTCCTCCGCTTCCTGCGCCAGCGGCTGCTGCAGGTGGTGCCGGTCGTGCTCGGCATCGCCCTGCTCAACTTCCTGATCCTGCAGCTCGCCCCCGGCGATGTGGTGGATGTGCTGGCGGGCGAGGCCGGGGCGGCCACCCCGGAGTACATGGCGCACCTGCGCGCCAGCTTCGGCCTGGACCAGCCGCTGTGGCTGCAACTGCTGCACTACCTGGGCAATGTGCTGACGCTGGACCTTGGCTATTCGTTCCGGCAGAACATGCCGGTGTTCGAGCTGATCGTGAAGCGGTTGCCGGCCACGCTGCTGTTGATGCTGCTGGCGATGGGGATTGCGCTGGGGCTGGGCGTGGTGCTGGGCGTGATCAGCGCGGTGCGGGTACAGCGCTGGCCGGATCGGGTGATCTCGCTGGCGGCGCTGGTGGCCTACGCGATGCCCACGTTCTGGCTGGGGCTGATGGCGGTGGTGCTGTTCTCCGCGCGCCTCGGCTGGCTGCCGTCCGGCGGCATGACCGATGTGGGCGCCGGGCACACGGGGCTGGCGCTGGTGCTCGATGTCGCTCGCCATGCGGTGCTGCCCGCCTGCACGCTGGCCACCTTCTACCTGGCGGTCTATACGCGGCTGGTGCGCACGGCGATGCTGGAGCTGGATGGCGCCGACTTCGTGCGCACCGCGCGCGCCAAGGGCGCCGGCGAAATCCGCGTGACGCTCGCGCATGCGCTGCGCAACGCGCTGCTGCCGCTGGTGACGATGGCGGGCTACCAGGTGGCGTCGCTGCTCAGCGGCGCGGTGCTGGTGGAGTCGGTGTTCAGCTGGCCCGGCCTCGGGCGGCTGGCGTTCGAGTCCGTGCTGGCGCGCGACTTCAACCTGCTGCTGGGCATCCTGTTGCTGAGCTCGTTGCTGGTGACCTGCGTCAATATCCTCGTGGACTTGCTCTATGCGCTGCTCGATCCGCGCGTCGCGGTCGGGCAGGCGGGAGGGCGGGCATGA
- a CDS encoding peptide ABC transporter permease (K02034: ABC.PE.P1; peptide/nickel transport system permease protein), translating to MSTLTLPALARLRAGWQRGRALAQGLLRNPPALAGAILLLAVIVAAALGPVLFPGDPWEMAGPPMLWPGDDPAHPLGTDFMGRDLATGLAAGARVSLLIGLVSTALSATLGIAVGAIGGYFRGRIDTTLMRLTELFQTVPKFVLAVVLVAIFKPSVTTVVMAIGVVSWPATARLVRAEFLTLREREFVLAAETIGMGHVRLILTQILPNALPPVIAMSTLTVATAIQTEASLSFLGLGDPNVMSWGTIIGSGREQVVDAWYICGLPGLAIVVTVLAFNLLGEGLNDALNPHLRQR from the coding sequence ATGAGCACACTGACGCTGCCCGCACTGGCGCGCCTGCGTGCCGGATGGCAGCGCGGCCGCGCGCTGGCGCAAGGCCTGCTGCGCAATCCGCCTGCGCTGGCCGGTGCGATCCTGCTGCTCGCCGTGATCGTAGCCGCCGCGCTCGGACCCGTGCTGTTCCCGGGCGATCCCTGGGAGATGGCCGGCCCGCCAATGCTGTGGCCGGGCGACGACCCCGCCCATCCGCTCGGTACTGACTTCATGGGCCGCGACCTCGCCACCGGCCTGGCGGCCGGCGCGCGCGTGTCGCTGCTGATCGGGCTGGTCAGCACGGCACTGTCCGCCACGCTGGGCATTGCGGTGGGCGCGATCGGCGGCTACTTCCGCGGCCGCATCGACACCACGCTGATGCGGCTGACCGAGCTGTTCCAGACCGTGCCCAAGTTCGTGCTGGCGGTGGTGCTGGTGGCGATCTTCAAGCCGTCGGTGACCACGGTGGTGATGGCGATCGGCGTGGTCTCGTGGCCCGCCACCGCGCGCCTGGTGCGCGCCGAGTTCCTGACGCTGCGCGAGCGCGAGTTCGTGCTGGCCGCCGAGACCATCGGCATGGGCCATGTGCGCCTGATCCTGACGCAGATCCTGCCCAACGCGCTGCCGCCGGTCATCGCCATGTCGACGCTGACGGTCGCCACCGCGATCCAGACCGAGGCCTCGCTGTCGTTCCTCGGCCTGGGCGATCCCAATGTGATGAGCTGGGGCACGATCATCGGCAGCGGCCGTGAGCAAGTGGTCGATGCCTGGTACATCTGCGGCCTGCCCGGGCTGGCGATCGTGGTGACGGTGCTGGCCTTCAACCTGCTGGGCGAAGGCCTGAACGACGCGCTCAACCCGCATCTCCGGCAACGATAG
- a CDS encoding peptide ABC transporter substrate-binding protein (K15583: oppD; oligopeptide transport system ATP-binding protein) has product MPLLDLRQLRTAFDTRAGTVTAVDGVSLSLDRGETLALVGESGSGKSVTACSLLGLLPRRGARVTGGQAWFDGTDLLALDHKAMRAIRGNRIAMIFQEPMSALNPVMRIGDQIAEAIRLHRKVSHAQAWARVLALLEQVRMPSPAARARDYPHQMSGGMRQRAMIALALACEPDLLIADEPTTALDVTTQAQILALLRRLQNETGMAMLLITHDLGVVAETADRAAVMYAGRIVEQGPVDALLAAPAHPYTAGLLASLAIETLPPGARLPEIPGTVPPLSAMPPGCAFAPRCAVAQAGCSRQVPALQASGTRQVACHAPLAQPERPAQAAWEIAA; this is encoded by the coding sequence ATGCCATTGCTCGATCTTCGACAGCTGCGCACCGCGTTCGACACGCGCGCCGGCACCGTCACCGCAGTAGACGGCGTATCGCTGTCGCTGGACCGCGGCGAAACGCTGGCGCTGGTCGGCGAAAGCGGCAGCGGCAAGTCCGTCACCGCCTGCTCGCTGCTGGGCCTGCTGCCGCGCCGCGGCGCGCGCGTGACCGGCGGCCAGGCGTGGTTCGACGGCACCGACCTGCTGGCGCTCGACCACAAGGCCATGCGCGCGATCCGCGGCAACCGCATCGCGATGATCTTCCAGGAGCCGATGTCGGCGCTGAACCCGGTGATGCGCATCGGCGACCAGATCGCCGAGGCCATCCGCCTGCACCGCAAGGTGAGCCACGCGCAGGCCTGGGCGCGCGTGCTGGCGCTGCTCGAACAGGTGCGCATGCCCTCGCCCGCCGCGCGTGCGCGCGACTATCCGCACCAGATGTCGGGCGGCATGCGCCAGCGCGCCATGATCGCGCTGGCGCTGGCGTGCGAGCCCGACCTGCTGATCGCCGACGAACCCACCACCGCACTGGACGTCACCACGCAGGCGCAGATCCTGGCGCTGCTCAGGCGCCTGCAGAACGAGACCGGCATGGCAATGCTGCTGATCACGCATGACCTTGGCGTGGTGGCGGAGACCGCCGACCGGGCGGCCGTGATGTACGCGGGGCGCATTGTCGAACAGGGGCCGGTGGACGCGCTGCTGGCCGCTCCCGCCCATCCCTATACGGCCGGCCTGCTGGCGTCGCTGGCCATCGAGACGTTGCCGCCGGGCGCGCGCCTGCCGGAGATTCCCGGCACGGTGCCACCGCTGTCGGCGATGCCGCCCGGCTGTGCCTTCGCGCCGCGCTGCGCGGTTGCGCAAGCGGGCTGCAGCCGGCAGGTGCCGGCACTGCAGGCCAGCGGAACGCGGCAGGTCGCCTGCCACGCGCCGCTGGCGCAGCCTGAACGCCCCGCGCAAGCGGCATGGGAGATCGCCGCATGA